The Motacilla alba alba isolate MOTALB_02 chromosome 23, Motacilla_alba_V1.0_pri, whole genome shotgun sequence genomic interval tGCCAGGCACACTGTCTGGGAGCAGAACCTGGTGCACCGGGAGCCATGCTGGTGTGGGAAGGGTTAGGGGAAGCTGGGTTGTTCCAGGGAATATTCCCTGCAGTTCCTGCAGCCCCAAGCCAGGCTGGTTTCTGTGACAGCCTGTCCTTTGTCCTGCTCTTGTGGGGCCATTTGCGGGCCTCTCAGGGTGGAAACCTGCTCGTGTTCCACATTGAGCCACAGCCTAAGGATCCGAGCTTGCCCaatgctgccagcacagggcttgCTTCATCCACCCAGCTGCCCTTTCCCCAGGAATCGGCCGCTGCCGAGCCCCTGGAGCCGGGCAAGgaaggcacaggaacaggctccccagggcctggccctggcacagctcaaggagcgtttggacaatgctcccaGGAATAcagtgggattgttggggtgtcccGTGCAGGGCCCAGAGTTGGCCtcgatccttgtgggtcccttccaggcGGGGATACTCCACGATTCTATCCCTATTCCAAGGCGGCAGTGTGGGACcaaggtgggagcaggagcGGGGCCCAGGTGCCCCGGCCAAGGCCCCTTTcccatggggctggggggcCGCGGGGAGGCTGCAGAAAGCCGGCATCACGTAGCGAGCAGCACCGGGGCCACCGTCCCCTCACCGGCCGGGCAGGGGCCGCAGGCTggcggccgggggcggcggggccgggccgggggcagcggggccgggggcagcggggccgggccgagggcagcgggggcagcggggccgggccgagggcagcggggccgggggctgcggggccgggccgaCGGCAGCGGGGCCGAGGGCAGcaggagcggcggggccgggcggggagcagcagggccgggccgggggcagcgggggcagcggggccagGCCGGACCCAGCGCGGCCCCGATGGCGGCGGCGCCACGGTAGCGGCGGGCGGtagcgccccctggcggcgaCCGCGGCCGTCACCCACACTCCAGGACCGGGCGGTGCCTGGCGGTCACGTGACTCCAGGCAGCGTCGCGGCGCTGGCGCGCGGTGCCCTCTGGGATTTGTAGtccgggcgggcgggcggggcgcgggcggagGCGCGGCGGGGACTGCGTGTCCCGTGGTGCCCCGCGGTGTCCCGGGTGTCCCTTGCTGCCGCGGCGGAcggagcggccgggccgggccgggccgcgccgggcggACACGATGTCGCGGCAGGGCGGGCGCGGCACCGAGAGCAAGAAAATGGTAacggcggggccggcgcggcgAGCGCATGGCGTGGGGCACCCGGGGAACCGGCCCGCGGCGGGGGTGATCGGGCCCGGGCCGCAGCGCCCggtgcggcggggccgggcagccGGCAGCGGCACCGGGAGCTCTCGCTGATGGGAAGCTCGCACCCAAAACGCTTCCCTGGCGTGTCTCGCTTCCCCTCTCCCGCTCACACCGCGTTATCAGCCCGGCTGAGCGGGAGCTGAGAGATGGAGCCCAAAGCTGCGGAGCTGAGCTCCGATTCCGGGTCAAAGCAGGTCgaatgcattaatttttaatgcaaaataagtaataaaaaaataaaacctgggGTCTTCTCCCTCTTTGGCCGCGAGGAGGGGTTGGGTCGGGCTTAGCTgccccctcctgcctctccacaCCCCAGGGGATTATTTTCTATGGATTCAGCTCCTGAAATACAACGATTTTGTAAAGAATTGTGTTAATTCACCGGAGTTCTTGCACTTCTGTAGCCATAAAACAAATGCATAGTGTGGAGAGtgtcaaataaaaatactggGAAAGCTTTGGGCACTTCAATTACATCAAATGGGCTGaaaacgggaaaaaaaattgtctaaaTCTGAATTTAGGAGTTTGCCTTATTGTAACAGCTTAAGTTGCCTTTAATAACAAGATGTCAGCAAAAAGCGAGATCAgctctgggtgtgctggggCTGATGGTGGCAGGTGACACTGCCGCGGCCTCACACAGTGACAGCGCctcaggctggggacagctggattccctccatccatccccatcccctctgCACCTCTGTCTGTACTGAAACAGCTGAAACCCTTGAAACCAACACTACTGCCTGTTCTGCATGTCTGTTAAATTCTCTGCCAAGTCTCCGATTCCAGCTGAGCCAAAGGAACTTCCCCCTTGTCCTTCCAGTGATGTGAATTGCCCAGCCTTTAGTTTTCCGAGGGGAAAGCAAATTTTTAAGTAAAACCCCCAAAGAACGTGTCAGTTCTTTAGATCCAAAGTGGGGCAACAGCTCCAAGCAGCCCCTCTGGTTGTTTTCATGCCTGAAGCCTTTTGTCCTTGTGGATGGCAATTCCAGAATCCCTGactggtttggattggaagggggTTTAAAattcatcccattccatcccctgccgtggcagggatatcttccactgtcccaggctgctccaagccctgtccagcctggccttgggcactgccagggatccaggggcagccccagctgctctgggcaccctgtgccagggcctgcccaccctcacagggaagaattttttcctaatccaGGAACAAGACAAGGTGGAAATCCCTGTGCCCTCCAAACCCccaatttctgtttgtttgggggtgtttcctctgtgtgtttgtggtgGCTTTGTGTGAACTGACGGTGATCTGTGTTGTCACTTAACTCTGATCTtgtctcttttccctccctgcctgctgctgctttcattctCTAGTATTGGTATTTGCCATTCATTTCaccttctgcctctctgcagctcaTGGTAGGTGACAGATCCCAGGTCAGCCCCTGTGATCCCTCTGCATGCCAAAACTGACAGCAGAAACCGGTGCTGGGGGTTTGTTTGCTCCCCTGAACACTTCCTTTGGCAGagttctgctctgcagcctgtaATGACCTCATTAATCCCTGGTCTGGCTTAACGGCTCCCAAAAAATGCTCTTTGACATCATTTGAGGGTGAGGATTGAAGGTggtggctgggagaggagaattttccccttttttttgcaaattttccGCAAATCTGGCAGTTGTGCACAGAAAACATGAGTGACTTTGGTCCTGGGCACTCCCAGGACGTGCACAGCACCTGAGAGCTGAGCTGGCCTGGGCTTGGCCTCCCTGAGCCCGTTGTGGGTCTGAGGAGCTGATTTCAATCTGTGAAGCAAATTCTGTGCCTGGATGACTTTCTAGGACCAGATGAGTCCTTTTTCTTGGTACAGGATTTTGTAAATCCCTGAGTGAGGGAGCATTTTGGGCCTGTTGAAAGGGCCAGAGCTGGAGCCTGATGGGCACTGCCCACTTGTAACATGTTCATGAAACAGAGGGAAGAGTTTGAGTCAGATCTCAGCTCTAGGCCAGTGCTTGAGGTAAATTcagggccctggcacagcacctcCAGCTATCCAGGAGGTGTTGGTgtctttcccaaaatcccagagtagtttgggttgaaagggatcttaaaactcatccagttccaccccctgccaaggACAGGGGCACCTTCTAATTGACCAGGTTCCTCCAAGCCCCATTCCAAGGAGGTTGAAGTTGTTGCCAGAACTGGAGCTGGGATCTCTCCTTATGAAACTGGAGCTGGGATCTCTCCTTTTTAAACTAGAACTGAGATCTCTCTTTATTAAACTGGAGCTGAGATCTCTCCTTTTTAAACTAGAACTGAGATCTCTCTTAATCAAACTGGAGCTGGGATCTCTCCTTTTGAAACTGGAGCTGGGATTTCTCTTAATCAAACTGGAGCTGGGATCTCTCCTTATGAAACTGGAGTTGGGATCTCTCCTTTTTAAACTGGAGCTGGGATCTCTCCTTTTTAAACTAGAACTGAGATCTCTCCTTATTAAACTGGAGCTGGGATCTCTCTTAATCAAACTGGAGCTGGGATCTCTCATTAAGCAGCAGATTCCTTTGAGACAGCAGGTCCCTGTTCCCCTCTCCGTGCCGAGGGTGGCGGCGCTGGACTcggaggcagcagagcctgggcaggttctgttggtgaattttcttttcctgtgcaCAGAACTCGGAGCTGTTCACGCTGACCTACGGTGCCCTGGTGACCCAGCTGTGCAAGGACTACGAGAATGACGATGATGTCAACAAGCAGCTGGACAAAATGTGAGTGcgtgcacaggtggcagtggatctgctgtgctggagctgtgtggggctgggatcaCAGCAGGGATCACAGCAGGGATCACAGCAGGGATTGgtgcctcaggtttagcttttatgtttttcaggttctgtgctgctttagtgtgtagttctgagcttcatatgaggggatggtgagctctctgcacagagcagggagacaaaacaattcctgctccagctggggaccaaggacaaatgatccaaatctcagccccaagagcacaaacaacgtgggctggagagagaaaaacaagaaggatgggactgcatgggctaaagctggaattggagaattaactccaatatgcaaatggagcagaacttgTAAAAGTGAGGCACCTCATGACCAGTCATCTGctttttgtgaccattttggctcttcttgggtgcagccctggctgggctcttgtgctgcccaaggtggatccattgaggcctcctaataaatccctcctttattctttagctctgtccagcctctgctctagggcagccttcACCAGGCATCAGGATCCCAGCAGGGATCACAGCCACATCCCTatccctgtgtgctgctccaggagcaaaACCCTGGCAGGCTGAAGTTTTTTAACACTGACATTTCTCAGATTAGACTTTGCTTCTTCGCTCTCCTCTTTTATAAATGTTTGTTGTCTTTCTGAAGCTGTTGCTCTGGTCCCTTCCCAGGGGTTACAACATCGGTGTCCGGCTCATCGAGGACTTCCTGGCCCGTTCCAATGTTGGGAGGTGCCACGATTTCCGTGAAACTGCAGATGTTATAGCAAAGGTAATGTCCAAGCACTGCTTTGTCAGgttattttttgggttttgcatGTGAGGATGGAATATTTGCATCTCACAAGACTGTTCTGAGAGTTTGATGAAGattttggggagggaaaaaaaaaaaaaagctttagcCCAAGTACTGCTGGCTGGTGGGAACTGGAGGAAAGGAGACGTGTTTGCAAACCCCTTGAGTAATTTTACAAAATCAAAGCTGTGCTGTTGCCTCACCTGTTCTTGTTCCTCCTGTTTGCCACAACAgattgcatttaaaatgtacCTGGGCATCACTCCGAGCATCACCAACTGGAGTCCTGGGGGCGACGAGTTCTCCCTGATCTTGGAAAACAACCCCTTGGTGGACTTTGTGGAGCTCCCTGACAACCACTCAACCCTCATCTACTCCAACCTGCTCTGTGGGGTGCTGCGAGGTGCCCTGGAGATGGTGAGCCACATCTCCCTTCCCTTGGGATGGGTGTATGGACAGCCAGGTGTCAGCAGACACTTGAGTTCTGGTCTGTGGTTGTGACTTCTGGGTTTGCTTTGGACTTGAAACGCATTCCCaggagaagggcagagctgcaggagcacctGGCTGCTGTCATGTGTGGCAGCTGAGGCCCAGAGGTAGTTCCTGAGCCCCTTTAGCTCATGATCCAAGTTCAAGCACATCTCCCTGAGTTTGCATGAAGCTCCAAAATCCtcactcagcagctgctgtgagcccTAGCTGGGAATTGGGGACAGGAGAACAGCTGTGTCTCAAATACAGGACTATGGAGAGCCCTGTATGCCATGTCATGCCCTTAGAGCCCTTAAGCTGGTGCTCCTGGATCATTCAGtccctggagaagctgctgtgaaGAGGGAGTtgccagctcctctctgctcttccctctcttAGGTGCAGATGGCTGTCGATGTGAAGTTTGTCCAGGACACCCTGAAGGGCGACAGCGTCACAGAAATAAGGATGAAATTTATCAGGAGGATTGAAGACAACCTTCCAGCTGGGGAAGAATGAACCACAGCCCCATCTCCCTGGGGACTGGAGGGACCAGCTGGGTTTGGCTGTTAGCTTTCCTCACAGATCCCAGGGATCTCCTGCCCCTGCACACTCAGACTGACTCACTGACTGTCTCAgatgttgttttcttcttctctcacTTCCATCCTCTGTAGAAGATGATTGTCTGGTTGCTGTTTATTTCCCAGGTTCGTTCTGAAGCTTTTTCATCAGgtgatgttttttttcctccccctggGGGCTTCCTAAGCTCCGTTTCCAATTGTGACCTGGGCTGTGTGAGAACTGCTCAGactccaggagagctcctgTCTCTTCACATCTGCATCGGTGTCAGAGGGCCAGAATTGGAGACCAAGCTACAAGAGCCCACAGATTCCCTGCTAAACCCTGTCCTTCCTTAAATGAGGTGTTTAAAATCCATTTGGAGATGTGTGTAGTGTTTCTGTAGATCTAACTGGCTTCCTGCACTTGATTCTGAAGTCACTGGCAAATGCAAGCTTGGTCCAAAGGGgtggctggggagagctgctggcaccagggcaggggctgctctgctcagggggCCGTGGCACCTCAGAAATCTGAGAGTCCCATGGCCTTTCCACTGTCCCTTCCCTCAAGGTGAGAAGCCTCACCTCGGGAGGGGAGGAGGTCAAACTGCAGTGGAGCAGTAGGAGCTATTTTACATGGAGAAAGAGCGGCTAAAATGGCGTGGCTGCTCCACagtgggcacagcccagggctgcaggaggggtcATGGAGTGAGGACCAAACTCAGGCTGAGGCCTGGGAGGTGTTAAAGACGTTTCAGGCTCTGTTCTGATGTTGGGGGATGTAAAGGCTGCGTGGTgagagggcagtgctggggtttgTTCTCTCACTGGTGTTCAGGCTGCAGTAGAATTTCCCAGTTAATTGACCTGTGGCACTTGCTGctctcaaaaataaatacataaagaaGTATTAGATAACAAAAAGCAAGAGATTGGAGCATCAGCTTCCTCTGCCACTCGGAGCTAGAGAACACAGGCAAGCATTGGGTTCCCAAATCACTTTACACAGCATGAAGGCACAGCCCCTCGAGGTCTTTGTGAGCTCCAGAATTTGTGTTGGTTGATGCCTGAATGTGAGGTGAGAGGGAGCAACCCACTGCTTGTGCTGctcttttttggcttttctgggGGAATGTTGGGTCATCTGGCACTGGATggctctccctgtccctttTTTGCCCCAAAGAGTCCCTTTGGATGCCCCGTGTGACATGTGCCCTGTGAAGGGACAGCAAGTGGCTGTAAGAACAGAGGCATGGTGGTGGCCCAGCAGTGGCAGGTGGGTGTTGGTGGCAGAGGTGCCACATGGTCAAATTGCAGAGCTCAAAACCATCCCTTATTTCTCATTGTTGACCATTCCAAGTCACTTTAAAGCTGCATTTTAGGAGCTATTGCATTAAAAGAATCGTGGTGTCAATTCTTTGGTCTCCTCTTCCTGTGTTCTGGTGGCAGGTGCTGGCAGGGTGACTGTGGTgacagggtgcccagggctggcagggtgacagcagcactgccccaaAAATTCCTGGCTGCCAGCGGgcctggaagctgctgcctggaggaaCCTGCCCAGCATTCCACACATGGAGGGACTGGGGGCAGACACTCAGCGTGGCTGCCTTGGGGTCTGTCAATCCACTGTGCTCAGTGGCTGGGACTCTGCCACCAGCccgaggcagctgctgcagagccaaaaCTCTGTGGGCATTTacagtggcaaaaaaaaaaacacctggaGGGGCatctgagcctcctctgctgccagctcagggctgcttcGTGGCTGGCAttggctgggcagtgctgctgccaggagtgTGGGGACAAGGAGCAgcaagggctgctctgcaggagcagtttGTGCTTCCCTTTCTTGTGGGAGTGCTCCCCAAGAGCCCTGCTCAGGAGGGATCTCTGCTCCTTGCTCACGGGCATTCCCTGCTCCGGGGTCACCCTGCAGCCACGCTCCATCCCGGGCACtgagtgcccagggctgtgccccgacctctgccagccccagggatggggaagtgGCAGATTTTGCAATGAcgtgggtttttttaactctgGAGCTGGCGAGCACCACATGCTGCCGGCCTGGCCAGGAGTGGgagccagccagggcagccccaaaTAGCCCCAACATGCACCCAGCTCCTGAGGCTGCGTCCCAGAGGGTCTGGGGGGAGTGAGATCCCTTGTCCTCACCCCTGCAGAGAGTGGATCCTGgactcctgctcccagccccttgGGAATTCAAGTAATTTGCTGGGGCGACAGGGTCAAAACCAGCCCAGACCTTCTGgaagaacaaaaagcagaaattgcaTTAAGTAAATTAAAACTGTCTACTACTGAGCAGCTTGCTGCAGACAAGGGAGAATATGCAAAAAGCTCTGTTTGAAACCTACTAAATATTACCATGTGCTGTTTATAGGAAACAAATGGGGAAAGGCATCTGCATCAATAAACCCCAACGTGGCTGGGCTTGGACTGAAGCCTTTCCACGGCTCTGGGTTATTGAATACCCGTGGCTTTCATGTGGTGCCAGCCCTGACCCCTGACACATACCGCGGAGGGGAAAGTTGACTTGTGGGAATAATAGACATTCCTAGGGAGCGATTTAACCTGGCAGGAAAAGAGGCCACTTCCAGCCTCTCACATCCCTGCGTGATATTGGAGATGACAATAGCAACAAGGCAAGGGGGGGGGCAGGGGACGTGGGGTGGGAGCggtgctggagagcaggacCCTGGTGAGCCCCCATCCAGCCCCGGGTGCCCTcaccaggctgagcaccccacGATTGCATCAGCCACTTCCAACCACATCCcaggctcccacagcagcaggatgcaAGAGCTTTGGTTGCTGCAGTGCTTTCAGAGGTGGAAGGAGCTTTCCAGCCCTtgtcccctctcctgcaggAAAGTGGGACATTGGCTGGTGTCCTGATGGTGCACactggcaggagctgaaggTCAATGTGTGACTCACAGGGTTCAGGGTGAGGGTTTATACCAGTTCATGTCCCCAGTGTGGGGACAACCTGGCCAGTGTTGGAAAACCTGGAcaacctggctgctgctcctggctggtggcagcccagccccactcttGCACCCGCCACGAGCAGGTGGTCCCTTCTTTACTCTCCAGTGGGAAGCAGAGCTCCTAGCCCTGCTCCTGTCACCCAGAACAGGGTGGGTGACATCCCTGGGCACTGTCCACACCCCACAGTGCAGCACttgctgaggggacagggatggtgCCGGGACAGGATCCTGGATGGGACAAGAGAATCTCTCTGGGAAAGGAGCGTTTCCGGGCTGCTGTCCTCAttgctggggcagctcccacAGCTTTCCGCCAGATGTGCTTGGCCAGGGCACTCGCTGAGGCCGTGCAGAGGATGTTTCACCCACGAGGGCTCGTGCACCGGCGATGGGGCTTGTTGGCAAGGCTGGCACGGTGCCCGTGGCCCCAGGCAGCCGAGGTGAgggtggaggcagcagggacaggcaggtaCCAGCGCCTCAGGGGGCTCTGGCCCGCGTCCCAAGCACctgccacacacagctgtgGATACTCGGGGTGTGGGTACCGCTCAGGTGTGGATCCAGCTCCCCCCAGATGCCCAGCTGTGGCCAACCTGGCCGAGCATCTCCCCATGCCTGGCACCGCACGGGCACCAAATCCACGAGAGCGTGTTCTCTGGCTGACAATGGTCCGGCGAGTTTGGGTACCTGGATGTTTTTATAACCCTTCCTGGGCCCCCGGGCCGGCTGCGACACGCGTTTGGCTACCCTGGAAGCGCAGGCAGCTGACAAAATCCTCTCTCGAGGCACGGCCACGCTGCACCCCCTGGCCTGGCCCAAAAGCGGTTTCCAAAGCTGGGAATGCCTCTGGCAGCAGCGCAGGGTCAGGGCAGCCCTTTGGCGATGCTCCTCGGCTCCCGCCCTCCCGCAGCATCCCTTGCCAGggcgaggaagaggaggaggtgtcTGCAGTTCCTCCCTCGGGTCAGAGGACgcgggagcagccccggcagcgctgcTCGGAGCCGAGCCACGTTCTGGTGGCGTTTGGTATTTGGGGTGACGGGAAGGAAGCTCCATTGTTCCTCTTTTATTGTTTCGTGTTTCCTAAGCGGGATCGGCACCCTCCTCCCACGCTGCTGCGGAGCGGATCCGGCCCTGTGGAAGCCAACCCTCTGCCGGAGGCGGCTGCCGGGAGCTGGCCGAAGGGAAACGCGGCGACAATCGTCCTTGTCGCAGCACTGACACGTGCAGGGATGGCGAGCGTGTCCTCCTGCCCCGGTCAGCTCCCCGCTCCCGGCTCTCCGTGGTGCTTTTTGTGCTAAATGTGCATTTAGGCAGCGGCAGCTCACACCAGCCCCTTGTTTTCTGCTCTTCGCTCTGATTTGTGCCCATGTCCTGGGGattcctgcactgcagctcccagaccCTCTGGAGCAGCCATTTCCTGGCTGTGAGCTTGGATTTTTACCccagggaggaggtgggaaCCATCCTTCGGTACATTCTGGATCTGTGCCCACATAAAACCCCCATCCTTGTCCTGGTGCTGGACTGGGGAGGATTCCTAGAACCTTCCAGCCTTTTCCATGTCAAACACTCTGGAGGCACCCCACTGAAGGTTTAATTAGTTGCTGACATCCATTTTTGGCCTGGTTTTTGGGTTCAGTTCAGCGCAGTTTGGAGAACACTTCAGGCAGATTTTTACTCCGAGGTTCTCAAGATGTTTGAAGCATTATTGAGCAAAGCCCTGGGCtcacccagcaccccaaaatctcTGTCCCATGGGGTGGATTCTGCTCCAGcatcccagggctgggtttgtggAGCGTCCCAGGGCAGGTGTTGGTGACCAGGGTGTGAAgcagggaagggtttgggaCAGGACCAGTGAAGAACCTCAGGAGTGGAGAAAACCTGTGGAAAACTGTGGAAAACTATGAAGGGGTGACCCAGTTGCAAGGAAGGAGGGTGACATTGGCCACGCCACCATTCCCAGCCCCGTGGCATGACCCCGTGAGGATGCCAGTGCTCTCCCTACATGGGACAATCCATCCCCCACACCTCATTCCACCccacacccccaaaccccaataATCCcaacctccagcagcacctccattCCCCTCTGGAAGCCACCcccagctgctggtggtgcaggatgtgacatggggacacagTGTCCacccggagctgctgcagtgcccgCGGGATGGGAACAGCTCAGGCACCAGCTTTGCACCATGAACACCAAAACCACGAGCTCACTGGGCCCCAGGaaccccagggcagcagggcagtgctgctccagccttcctgaatttccataggaaaaatttccattttcccagctgcagccaggactcAGAGCCCAGCACGGGGTGGGGTTtgcccagaggcagctcaggaagctgctggtgctgagcagcCTTGGCCCACAACGAGAGCCAGGCAGGAATTTCGAtgagaaatgtttgttttcttttaaaatagttttaattgTGGCTTCTGAGTAAGGGAGCCTCTGGAATGGTCGCTCTTTCCCTGAGCCTGTGGTGAatgaggggtttggggctgaATTGCTGGCAAAAGCAGGCTTGATATAAT includes:
- the TRAPPC3 gene encoding trafficking protein particle complex subunit 3 isoform X2, with protein sequence MSRQGGRGTESKKMNSELFTLTYGALVTQLCKDYENDDDVNKQLDKMGYNIGVRLIEDFLARSNVGRCHDFRETADVIAKIAFKMYLGITPSITNWSPGGDEFSLILENNPLVDFVELPDNHSTLIYSNLLCGVLRGALEMVQMAVDVKFVQDTLKGDSVTEIRMKFIRRIEDNLPAGEE
- the TRAPPC3 gene encoding trafficking protein particle complex subunit 3 isoform X1, translating into MSRQGGRGTESKKMYWYLPFISPSASLQLMNSELFTLTYGALVTQLCKDYENDDDVNKQLDKMGYNIGVRLIEDFLARSNVGRCHDFRETADVIAKIAFKMYLGITPSITNWSPGGDEFSLILENNPLVDFVELPDNHSTLIYSNLLCGVLRGALEMVQMAVDVKFVQDTLKGDSVTEIRMKFIRRIEDNLPAGEE